Proteins found in one Solitalea lacus genomic segment:
- a CDS encoding glycosyltransferase family 2 protein: MIFAFPVEVYFISLLIIVLVDGLKMLVEATRRSCIPIKENSFKDITVIMSAFNEERHIVRTIESFLRNGFSQNQLYIVDDGSTDNTYGVIKSAGYDQVNLFKRQNAGKANQLEWLMKRVTTRYLMIVDADIYLQNNFHIPVDRFESHEVTGIAFNIEPYNIGRGFFSRLAVNLQKYEYAKSMLIGRASKNRTQSVSCISGAAGVFKTERLKYLTEVHSGVFSGEDLQRTLIDLINDGNIIFSESVVYTDVPETFKSLTRQRVIGWWGGLFHCFPLLFKVMLNRNSPLYLRYEMAYESVSLVLDPLKFISFCCLLFWREWEQLTMLYCTYTVFEVILFSTIFNKMKLNVSPGIILLLYPVYSVYQMILRLVAFVYYLHKRFVAQEWNPVFQTIKILSLVLGLLLVSINSSAQDKTLTGRMLVGEKENMLGSSTDTTIADKPKVKSILGKKDWIVSTAFNYLSHNYHDFSKSLSNVNVYAGYKNYWTELSLITDERFTVGTYFKKGYAWARYRDNDMAAYGNYSLRVSRSFPHAINITYQHIYQFYDSKNIFIPGAEIEQYFGDNTRVNLSLRQEIGRLGDFSGMLRAYYRKNKWNISGGAGVNSYLHKTGFISLGYGPIYLIGSYIEKFDYSNFDRTSIGLGIKQTF, translated from the coding sequence ATGATTTTTGCTTTTCCTGTTGAAGTCTATTTTATTTCTCTCCTCATTATTGTTCTTGTAGATGGTCTTAAAATGCTGGTAGAAGCAACCCGACGCTCATGCATTCCTATCAAAGAAAACTCCTTTAAGGATATTACGGTAATTATGTCGGCTTTTAATGAAGAGCGACATATTGTACGGACCATTGAATCGTTTTTGAGAAATGGATTTTCACAAAATCAGTTATACATAGTTGATGACGGTAGTACCGATAATACCTATGGTGTAATAAAGTCTGCTGGTTATGATCAAGTGAACTTATTCAAACGTCAAAATGCCGGAAAGGCCAATCAGCTTGAGTGGTTAATGAAACGAGTTACTACCAGGTACTTGATGATTGTTGATGCTGATATTTACCTGCAAAATAATTTTCATATTCCTGTTGATCGGTTCGAGTCTCATGAAGTAACTGGTATAGCCTTTAATATTGAACCTTATAATATTGGTAGAGGCTTTTTTAGTAGGCTGGCTGTGAACTTGCAGAAGTATGAATATGCTAAATCAATGCTTATTGGCAGGGCTAGTAAAAACCGAACACAATCTGTATCCTGTATTAGTGGAGCTGCCGGAGTTTTTAAGACAGAGCGACTTAAGTATTTAACTGAAGTGCATAGCGGTGTGTTTAGTGGTGAAGATCTACAGCGAACGCTTATTGACTTGATTAATGACGGAAATATTATTTTCTCTGAAAGTGTTGTTTATACCGATGTGCCTGAAACTTTTAAATCCCTTACACGCCAGCGGGTTATAGGTTGGTGGGGAGGTTTGTTTCATTGCTTTCCTCTTTTATTTAAGGTAATGCTTAACCGGAACTCGCCACTCTATCTTCGCTACGAAATGGCTTATGAATCCGTATCATTAGTGCTTGATCCTCTTAAATTTATCTCCTTTTGCTGTTTGTTGTTTTGGCGTGAGTGGGAGCAATTGACTATGCTGTACTGCACTTATACTGTATTTGAAGTAATACTTTTCTCTACCATTTTTAATAAAATGAAGCTCAATGTTTCTCCTGGTATTATTCTTTTACTCTATCCTGTTTATTCAGTTTATCAAATGATATTGCGTTTAGTTGCATTTGTTTATTATTTGCACAAGCGATTTGTCGCTCAAGAATGGAACCCGGTTTTTCAAACCATAAAAATTCTAAGTTTGGTTTTGGGATTACTATTAGTCAGTATAAATAGTAGTGCCCAGGATAAGACTCTTACCGGAAGGATGCTTGTAGGAGAAAAGGAAAATATGCTTGGTTCGTCAACAGATACAACAATTGCGGATAAACCAAAAGTAAAAAGCATTTTAGGTAAGAAGGATTGGATTGTAAGTACAGCGTTTAATTACCTATCACATAATTACCATGATTTTTCGAAAAGCTTGTCTAATGTGAATGTTTATGCAGGGTATAAAAACTACTGGACAGAATTGAGTTTAATAACTGATGAACGTTTTACTGTAGGCACTTATTTCAAGAAGGGTTATGCATGGGCTCGCTATCGTGATAATGATATGGCGGCGTACGGCAATTACAGTTTACGTGTTTCGCGATCATTTCCACATGCAATAAATATCACTTATCAGCATATTTACCAATTTTATGATAGTAAGAACATATTTATTCCAGGAGCTGAAATTGAGCAGTATTTTGGAGATAATACCAGAGTAAACTTGAGCTTACGGCAGGAAATTGGGCGTTTAGGTGATTTTAGTGGCATGCTTAGGGCTTATTACCGAAAGAATAAATGGAATATTAGTGGTGGTGCCGGGGTTAATAGTTACTTGCACAAAACCGGATTTATAAGTTTAGGATACGGGCCTATTTACCTGATTGGATCTTATATCGAAAAATTTGATTACTCTAACTTTGATCGAACATCGATAGGCTTGGGTATAAAGCAAACTTTTTAG
- a CDS encoding ABC transporter ATP-binding protein encodes MAVTGNALDLKLTSRVFNYAKPYKGIFYWAVILTIGLALVAPLRPYLVEYTVDHFILNNDMNGLMKMTGLMIGVILIQTILQYNHTFCTNWLGQSVIKDIRRDTFNHIMNLRLKYFDNTPIGTLITRTVSDLETIADVFSEGLISIIGDILQIVTIIAFMLYTDATLTLVVLAPMPLLIVATYIFKEAIKSAFQEVRQQVTRLNTFLQEHITGMFVTQLFGREEQEFNKFKSINRVHRKAHIRSNWYYSIFFPVVELISAMSVGLLVWWGAKEIIDNEISPGVVVSFIMYINMLYRPIRELADKFNTLQMGMVSAERVFKVIDTDEVTPNTGTLKPDHLNGAVSFENVWFAYNDEQWVLKDISFDIKPGETLALVGATGAGKSSTINILNRFYEIGKGSVRLDGVDIREYDLNYLRSCIATVLQDVFLFSDSIYKNISLNNDEITRSQIEEAARAVGAEEFIKRLPGGFDYNVMERGATLSAGQAQLISFIRALVYDPKILVLDEATSSVDTETEELIQSAILKLMQGRTTIVIAHRLSTIQNADKIIVLDKGEIKEMGNHQELLKLNGFYKRLYDLQFNSVGIKV; translated from the coding sequence ATGGCTGTAACGGGCAATGCTCTTGATTTAAAACTTACCAGCAGAGTATTTAATTATGCAAAACCCTATAAAGGGATTTTTTATTGGGCGGTAATTTTAACTATTGGTTTGGCTCTTGTTGCTCCATTACGACCCTATTTGGTTGAATATACTGTTGATCATTTTATTCTTAATAATGATATGAATGGTTTGATGAAAATGACCGGATTGATGATCGGAGTCATTTTAATTCAAACCATTCTGCAATATAATCATACATTTTGCACAAACTGGCTAGGTCAGTCGGTGATTAAAGACATACGCAGAGACACGTTCAATCATATAATGAACCTTCGTCTTAAGTATTTTGATAACACGCCTATTGGTACACTGATTACTCGTACTGTTTCTGATTTGGAAACCATTGCCGATGTGTTTTCGGAAGGTCTAATCTCTATTATTGGTGATATTTTGCAAATAGTAACTATAATAGCCTTTATGCTTTATACCGATGCAACATTAACATTAGTTGTATTGGCACCAATGCCTCTGCTTATTGTGGCAACATACATTTTTAAAGAAGCTATAAAGTCAGCTTTTCAGGAGGTTAGGCAGCAGGTTACTCGTTTAAATACCTTTTTGCAGGAGCACATAACAGGAATGTTCGTTACTCAGCTGTTCGGACGGGAAGAACAGGAGTTTAACAAGTTTAAAAGCATTAATCGTGTGCACCGCAAAGCTCATATTCGTTCTAATTGGTATTATTCTATTTTTTTTCCGGTGGTGGAGTTAATTTCAGCCATGTCGGTTGGCTTGTTGGTATGGTGGGGGGCCAAAGAAATTATAGATAATGAAATTTCGCCAGGAGTAGTGGTGTCTTTTATAATGTATATCAACATGCTTTATCGACCAATAAGAGAACTTGCTGATAAATTTAATACCCTGCAAATGGGGATGGTGAGTGCTGAGCGGGTTTTTAAAGTAATTGATACTGATGAAGTAACTCCCAATACCGGAACGTTGAAGCCTGATCATTTGAATGGAGCGGTATCATTTGAGAACGTGTGGTTTGCTTATAACGATGAACAGTGGGTTTTAAAAGATATTTCGTTTGATATTAAGCCTGGAGAAACGCTTGCATTGGTAGGAGCTACAGGGGCTGGAAAATCATCAACAATAAATATTTTAAATCGTTTTTATGAGATTGGAAAAGGTTCTGTGAGGCTTGATGGGGTGGATATACGTGAGTATGACTTGAACTACCTTCGTTCGTGCATTGCTACCGTTTTACAAGATGTTTTCTTGTTTTCTGATTCCATATACAAAAACATCAGTTTAAATAATGATGAAATTACCCGATCACAAATTGAGGAGGCTGCCAGGGCTGTAGGAGCAGAAGAATTTATTAAACGTTTGCCCGGTGGATTTGATTATAATGTGATGGAGCGAGGTGCTACTCTTTCGGCAGGACAGGCTCAATTAATATCGTTTATTCGTGCATTGGTTTATGATCCTAAAATTTTGGTTCTAGATGAGGCTACATCTTCGGTTGATACTGAAACCGAAGAGCTTATTCAAAGCGCTATTTTAAAATTAATGCAAGGTAGAACTACCATTGTTATAGCGCATAGATTGTCGACGATTCAAAATGCTGATAAAATTATTGTGCTAGATAAAGGAGAAATTAAAGAGATGGGAAATCATCAGGAGTTGTTGAAATTGAATGGCTTTTATAAGCGATTGTATGACTTACAATTTAATTCAGTAGGCATAAAAGTATAA
- a CDS encoding trimeric intracellular cation channel family protein produces the protein MSILTVFDILGTIAFAISGALAAMNKRLDIFGVLILAFVTAVGGGTLRDVLIGYTPVAWMRNYTTITVILGSYLVVLFAKPYLKHLKKPLFYFDSFGLGAFTITGIAQGMAFGLHPGLCVALGTMTGAFGGVIRDILINEIPHVFRKEIYATACIIGGVVFFLLLSLNVERHYAEVAAAVAVVVVRIVAIRYHLYLPKIYDRDQV, from the coding sequence ATGTCAATTTTAACCGTTTTTGATATTTTGGGTACCATTGCATTTGCCATTTCAGGAGCGCTGGCCGCAATGAATAAACGGCTTGATATATTTGGGGTTTTGATCTTGGCTTTTGTAACCGCTGTTGGAGGAGGTACTTTACGTGATGTATTAATTGGATACACTCCGGTAGCCTGGATGCGAAATTATACTACAATTACAGTTATATTGGGTTCATACCTAGTGGTTTTGTTTGCTAAACCGTATTTGAAGCACCTGAAGAAACCACTATTCTATTTCGACTCATTTGGATTAGGGGCCTTTACAATTACAGGTATTGCGCAAGGTATGGCTTTTGGACTTCATCCGGGATTATGCGTGGCTTTAGGCACTATGACAGGTGCTTTTGGAGGGGTAATACGTGATATATTGATCAATGAAATTCCGCACGTTTTTAGAAAGGAAATATATGCCACAGCGTGTATTATCGGAGGGGTCGTTTTCTTTCTATTGCTCAGTCTTAATGTTGAGCGTCATTATGCAGAGGTGGCTGCTGCTGTTGCTGTTGTTGTAGTTCGAATAGTTGCAATTCGTTATCATTTATATCTTCCCAAAATATATGATCGGGATCAAGTATAA
- a CDS encoding BamA/TamA family outer membrane protein: MKKRLKQYSSFLFIVILISVIFFILPFYSSAQKKKISLKDSLDHTFDVSDWLIDAHGFIPVPNIITEPSLGNFGLAIVPIFLKPRTPYIDSIGDKRKINPVSPDITGAALFYTANNTFGAIAFRAGTWKKQRVKYRLATGYADINMDFYRTLAIVGEQAFEFNFKTFLFYGYGLKQLKNPKWRIGLQDLLLFTKVGYGGQLPDFVQPKDIKSTVSSLGPVIEFDNRDNVFTPNKGLKARIDTYWSNDVIGSDYNYYRINYFINAYKPLLPNLTGGIRLDGQQAFDDTPFYLLPYIDMRGIPINRYQGQADILTEAELRWDFKKRWSIMAYGGTGKAFDNWNDFGSADWAYSYGTGFRYLMARKFGLRMGVDIARGPEQWAYYIIFGNSWFK, translated from the coding sequence ATGAAAAAAAGATTAAAGCAATACAGCAGCTTTCTTTTTATAGTAATCCTTATTTCAGTCATTTTTTTTATCCTTCCATTTTATTCTTCTGCCCAGAAAAAGAAAATATCATTAAAAGATTCGTTAGACCACACTTTTGATGTGAGTGATTGGTTGATTGACGCACATGGATTTATACCCGTTCCCAATATTATTACCGAGCCCTCATTGGGCAACTTCGGACTTGCGATAGTTCCCATTTTTTTAAAGCCCAGGACACCCTATATCGACTCTATCGGAGATAAAAGAAAAATTAATCCTGTATCTCCTGACATTACCGGAGCTGCACTTTTTTATACTGCCAATAACACTTTTGGTGCAATTGCTTTTCGTGCTGGAACCTGGAAAAAACAGCGTGTTAAATATCGGCTCGCAACCGGCTATGCTGACATTAACATGGATTTTTATAGAACCTTAGCAATTGTTGGCGAACAAGCATTTGAATTCAATTTTAAAACATTTCTATTTTATGGCTATGGATTAAAACAACTGAAAAACCCTAAATGGCGCATCGGCCTCCAGGATTTATTATTATTTACAAAAGTGGGTTATGGCGGCCAGTTACCCGACTTTGTTCAGCCTAAAGACATTAAAAGCACTGTTTCTTCCCTCGGCCCGGTAATTGAATTTGACAACAGAGACAATGTTTTCACACCTAACAAAGGGTTGAAGGCTCGGATTGATACCTATTGGTCGAATGATGTTATTGGCAGCGATTATAACTATTACCGTATTAATTATTTCATAAATGCTTATAAACCGTTACTACCTAACCTGACCGGAGGGATCCGACTTGATGGTCAACAAGCTTTTGACGACACTCCATTTTACCTACTACCCTATATAGACATGCGAGGAATCCCAATAAACCGCTATCAGGGGCAAGCTGATATTTTAACTGAAGCAGAATTACGTTGGGATTTCAAGAAACGCTGGAGCATAATGGCTTACGGTGGAACAGGAAAAGCTTTTGACAATTGGAATGACTTCGGATCAGCAGACTGGGCTTATAGCTATGGTACTGGCTTCAGGTATTTGATGGCCAGAAAATTTGGTTTACGCATGGGAGTAGACATTGCCAGAGGCCCCGAGCAATGGGCCTACTACATCATTTTCGGTAATTCGTGGTTTAAGTAG
- a CDS encoding nuclear transport factor 2 family protein → MTTEREQLIELSNKLFIYTDYKEWQKLLDEVFSETVHFDMSTLGAGKATDILAKDLCELWNRGFEGIDAVHHQSGNFLVTITGDQAEIYCYAIATHFKEAAKEGKVREFIGSYNLGAIKSPKGWRLNSFRYNLKYINGNIELV, encoded by the coding sequence ATGACAACAGAAAGAGAACAGCTTATAGAACTAAGCAACAAATTGTTTATTTATACTGATTACAAGGAATGGCAGAAACTTTTAGATGAGGTCTTCAGCGAAACTGTGCATTTCGACATGTCAACCTTGGGAGCCGGAAAGGCTACCGATATTTTAGCCAAGGACTTATGCGAACTTTGGAATAGGGGTTTTGAAGGTATCGATGCAGTTCATCATCAATCTGGTAATTTTTTAGTAACTATAACCGGAGACCAAGCAGAAATTTATTGCTATGCAATTGCCACCCATTTTAAGGAGGCTGCCAAAGAAGGAAAAGTTCGCGAATTTATAGGAAGTTATAACCTTGGGGCTATTAAATCACCTAAAGGCTGGCGATTAAATAGCTTTAGATATAATTTAAAATACATCAATGGAAACATTGAGCTTGTATAG
- a CDS encoding DUF1579 domain-containing protein: MKKSALLIALAILLSVCYKVQAQDTTEKDAAMKAWQAYMTPGEVHKMLAKDNGEWTYEMTAWMSPDAPPTKSTGTCVNKMILGGRYQQSTYKGTFMGQPFEGIATTAYDNAKKTFYSTWIDNMGTGIMWSEGQWDEASKTLTCMGSGYDPAKGKDCKSKSVMKWPDPNTQLMEMYMITDDGKEVKTMELKAKRK, encoded by the coding sequence ATGAAAAAGTCTGCATTATTAATTGCATTAGCAATACTGTTATCAGTTTGTTATAAAGTGCAAGCACAAGACACTACTGAAAAGGATGCTGCAATGAAAGCCTGGCAAGCCTACATGACTCCAGGGGAGGTTCATAAGATGCTAGCTAAAGACAATGGTGAATGGACCTATGAAATGACCGCCTGGATGTCTCCCGATGCTCCTCCTACCAAAAGTACTGGTACATGTGTTAACAAAATGATCTTAGGTGGACGTTATCAGCAATCAACCTACAAAGGAACGTTCATGGGGCAACCATTTGAAGGTATTGCAACTACAGCGTATGATAATGCCAAAAAAACCTTCTACAGTACCTGGATTGACAATATGGGAACAGGCATTATGTGGTCGGAAGGTCAATGGGATGAGGCTTCCAAGACGCTAACTTGCATGGGGTCAGGTTATGATCCTGCTAAAGGCAAAGATTGTAAGTCAAAATCTGTAATGAAATGGCCTGATCCTAATACCCAGTTGATGGAGATGTACATGATAACGGATGATGGCAAGGAAGTGAAAACAATGGAACTTAAGGCGAAAAGAAAGTAA
- the sucD gene encoding succinate--CoA ligase subunit alpha produces MSVLVNKNSKVIVQGFTGSEGTFHASQMIEYGTNVVGGVTPGKGGQFHLELPVFNTVTDAVKETGADVSIIFVPPAFAADAIMEAAAAGIKVIICITEGIPTKDMIQVKEYLKDKDCRLIGPNCPGVMTAGEAKVGIMPGFIFASGRVGIVSKSGTLTYEAVDQITKQGLGQSTAIGIGGDPIIGTTTKEAVELLMNDPETDGIIMIGEIGGGMEAEAARWIKENGSKPVVGFIAGQTAPPGRRMGHAGAIVGGADDTAAAKMKIMRECGIRVVESPAEIGEAMADELKKAGKI; encoded by the coding sequence ATGAGCGTACTTGTTAATAAAAACTCAAAAGTTATTGTTCAGGGGTTCACCGGTAGCGAAGGTACTTTTCATGCTTCGCAAATGATTGAATACGGAACAAACGTAGTGGGTGGCGTAACGCCTGGAAAAGGCGGACAATTTCACCTTGAATTGCCTGTATTTAACACTGTGACAGATGCGGTAAAAGAAACCGGTGCCGATGTGTCAATTATTTTTGTTCCACCTGCATTTGCTGCTGACGCTATTATGGAAGCTGCTGCTGCTGGTATTAAAGTGATTATTTGTATTACTGAAGGTATTCCAACCAAGGATATGATTCAGGTTAAAGAATATTTAAAAGACAAAGATTGCCGCTTAATCGGTCCTAATTGCCCAGGCGTTATGACTGCCGGTGAAGCAAAAGTAGGTATCATGCCGGGCTTTATCTTCGCTTCGGGTCGCGTTGGTATTGTTTCTAAATCAGGAACATTAACCTATGAGGCGGTAGATCAAATTACAAAACAAGGCTTAGGCCAATCAACTGCAATTGGTATTGGTGGTGACCCAATTATTGGTACTACAACAAAAGAAGCTGTTGAATTATTAATGAACGATCCTGAAACTGACGGTATCATCATGATTGGTGAAATTGGAGGCGGAATGGAAGCTGAGGCTGCTCGTTGGATTAAAGAAAATGGAAGTAAACCTGTAGTAGGTTTTATTGCAGGCCAAACAGCGCCTCCGGGCCGCCGTATGGGTCATGCCGGAGCTATTGTAGGTGGAGCTGATGATACTGCTGCTGCAAAAATGAAAATTATGCGAGAGTGCGGTATTCGTGTAGTTGAGTCTCCAGCCGAAATTGGCGAAGCCATGGCTGATGAACTTAAGAAAGCTGGAAAAATCTAA
- the fabG gene encoding 3-oxoacyl-[acyl-carrier-protein] reductase — protein sequence MKLLDGKVALITGASKGIGRKIAELYAKNGAQVAFTYLSSVEKGQALEQELQQFGTKVKGYRSDASDYTAAEQLINDIVAEFGRIDIVVNNAGITKDGLLMRMTEEQWDEVLRVNLKSIFNLTKAASKPMMKQRSGVFVNMSSIVGLQGNAGQANYAASKAGIIGFTKSIAKELGSRNIRANVVCPGFIKTEMTDVLPADQVAKWAESIPLKRMGETEDVANLAVFLGSDMSAYITGQSIAVCGGMES from the coding sequence ATGAAACTTCTTGACGGAAAAGTAGCGCTAATTACTGGTGCATCTAAAGGTATCGGTAGAAAAATTGCCGAATTGTATGCAAAGAATGGTGCACAAGTGGCGTTTACTTACTTATCATCAGTTGAAAAAGGACAGGCTTTAGAGCAAGAATTACAACAATTTGGCACTAAAGTAAAGGGCTATCGTTCAGATGCATCTGACTATACAGCTGCTGAACAATTGATTAATGATATTGTTGCTGAGTTTGGTAGAATTGATATTGTTGTAAACAACGCCGGCATCACCAAAGATGGCTTGTTAATGCGTATGACAGAAGAACAATGGGATGAAGTGTTACGTGTTAATTTAAAATCAATCTTTAACTTAACTAAAGCTGCTTCAAAACCAATGATGAAACAGCGTTCTGGTGTATTTGTAAACATGAGTTCAATCGTTGGTTTGCAAGGTAACGCTGGTCAGGCTAATTATGCCGCTTCAAAAGCTGGTATTATTGGTTTTACCAAATCAATTGCTAAAGAGTTAGGGTCACGTAATATCCGCGCAAACGTAGTTTGTCCTGGTTTTATTAAAACAGAGATGACTGATGTATTGCCGGCTGATCAGGTAGCTAAATGGGCCGAATCTATTCCTTTAAAACGTATGGGCGAAACTGAGGACGTGGCTAATTTAGCGGTGTTCTTGGGCTCTGATATGAGTGCTTACATCACCGGACAGTCAATCGCTGTTTGTGGTGGTATGGAATCATAG
- the eno gene encoding phosphopyruvate hydratase, translating to MSLILDVKARQILDSRGNPTVEVDVITENGVVGRAAVPSGASTGMHEAVELRDNDKSVYMGKGVTKAVANVNDKLADELRGIDVFEQNVIDKLMLQIDGTENKGNLGANAVLGVSLAVAKAAAQESHQSLYRYIGGVNANTLPIPMMNIINGGAHADNKIDYQEFMVMPVGAESFSHALRMGTEVFHHLKNVLKKKGYSTNVGDEGGFAPNIGSNEEAIETVLQAIESAGYKAGSDVYIAMDAASSEMYDEKTGLYSFYKSNPDRKFTSDELVAYWADWAAKYPIISIEDGLAENDWDGWKKLTEKLGDKIQLVGDDLFVTNSKFLQKGIDMGVANSILVKVNQIGSLTETINAVTLAQNNGYTSVMSHRSGETEDYTIADLAVALNCGQIKTGSASRSDRIAKYNQLLRIEEELGSTARFLGKNFKFAKK from the coding sequence ATGAGTTTAATCTTAGATGTTAAAGCAAGACAAATTCTAGATTCAAGAGGTAACCCTACTGTAGAAGTAGATGTTATTACTGAAAATGGAGTTGTTGGTCGTGCTGCAGTACCATCAGGTGCTTCAACCGGTATGCACGAAGCAGTGGAGCTTCGCGATAATGATAAGAGCGTATACATGGGTAAAGGTGTAACTAAAGCTGTTGCCAATGTAAATGATAAACTTGCCGACGAGTTACGAGGTATCGATGTGTTTGAGCAAAACGTTATCGATAAACTAATGCTTCAAATTGATGGTACCGAGAACAAAGGCAACTTAGGTGCCAATGCTGTTTTAGGTGTTTCATTAGCGGTCGCTAAAGCGGCAGCTCAAGAATCTCATCAGTCATTATACCGTTATATTGGCGGTGTAAATGCCAATACATTACCAATTCCAATGATGAATATCATTAACGGTGGTGCTCACGCTGATAACAAAATCGATTATCAAGAGTTTATGGTAATGCCTGTTGGTGCAGAGTCTTTCTCACATGCTTTGCGTATGGGTACTGAAGTTTTTCATCACTTAAAAAATGTGTTGAAGAAAAAAGGTTACTCAACTAACGTAGGTGATGAGGGTGGTTTTGCTCCAAATATCGGTTCAAATGAAGAAGCAATTGAAACGGTATTGCAAGCAATTGAATCAGCAGGTTACAAAGCAGGTAGCGATGTTTATATTGCCATGGATGCTGCAAGCTCTGAAATGTATGATGAGAAAACTGGATTATACAGTTTTTATAAATCAAATCCTGATCGTAAGTTTACCAGTGATGAATTAGTAGCTTATTGGGCTGATTGGGCGGCTAAATATCCTATTATTTCAATTGAAGATGGTTTAGCTGAAAATGATTGGGATGGCTGGAAAAAATTAACAGAGAAGTTAGGTGATAAAATCCAATTAGTAGGCGACGATTTGTTTGTGACAAACTCTAAATTCCTTCAAAAAGGTATTGATATGGGCGTGGCAAACTCAATTTTGGTTAAAGTAAACCAAATTGGATCGTTAACTGAAACTATTAATGCGGTTACTTTGGCTCAAAATAATGGTTATACTTCAGTAATGAGTCACCGTTCAGGTGAAACTGAAGATTACACCATTGCTGATTTAGCAGTTGCATTAAACTGTGGTCAAATTAAAACTGGTTCAGCTTCTCGTTCAGACCGGATTGCAAAATATAACCAATTGCTTCGTATTGAAGAAGAATTGGGTTCAACAGCTCGTTTCCTTGGCAAAAACTTCAAGTTCGCTAAGAAATAG